TTCCAACCGTCCCTGCCAGAACCAATGCTCGTCGAGGAATCGATCGAGGGCGTATTCGGCGTCCCAGTTGTCCGTCGCGGTTACGCCGTCACGGTACTCACGGTTGTAGTTGGCCGTTGCGTTGTGGCGCCAAAGGCCATGACGGGCCGAGGTGTCGAAGGAAAGGTCGTAGTCGTCGGTGTCGGTTTCAGCGCGTTTGTAATCCACCGCGACGTCCACATTGCCCTTCCAGGTCAGGTCCTGGATCAGCGGCTTGGGATGGATGATCTGTGTGATGCTGGCCAGCTCGACCGTACGCGGTGCACCGCCGTTGCTCAGGACGACCTTGCCATCGTCGGCTGCCTGCAGCGACTTGGCCACGTCCCCGGTCATGTCGTCCTGCCTGATCAACAGTTGCTGATCGCTCTCCAGCGTCGCGACTTGCTTCCACTTCACGGGAATCGAGCCGCCGTACTCGGTTTCGATAAGCAGCTTACCGCCGTCAAGCACACTGATCTTGCCGGTCAGACGGTCGCCGTTTTTGAGCCAGACGGTATCGGCGAAGGCCGGCAGCGTGGCCATGGAAAGAGACAGGCAAAGCAGGGTTCTGGAAAACATAAGGGCTGAAATTCTGCGCAGAAGCGGTTAAAAAGGCAGGCATTATCCCTATGCGATTGGCTACAGCAAGCACTGACCGCCGAATGGGCGGCGAGTTCAGCGGCCTCCCCAGCTGAGCCTAACTGCACACAGGAAAGCCCCTGCATGATCGATCAACCGCCCCTGCTGCCGCCCGGTGCCGATACCGAATCCCGACGTTCGGCGGTCTATCTGGTGATGGCGCAGATCCCGTCGGGGAAAGTGATCAGTTATGGAGAAGTGGCCGCCATGGCCGGGCTCGGTCGTGCGGCGCGCTGGGTCGGCCGGCTGATGTCGCAACTGCCGGAGGGCACCAGCCTGCCCTGGCACAGGGTGATCGGCGCCGGCGGACGGCTCAGTCTTCCGGCCGGCAGCGCTGCCGGCCATGAGCAGCGCATGCGCCTGCGCGCAGAGGGAATCACCATCATCAATGACCGGGTCGACATACGTCGGTACGGCTGGCATTCGGCGGAGCACAGCGGGTAGAGTGCGCCCTTCATGTTCTGGCTCTGATCTGCTCTATGTCCCGTGAAACCTGGCGTGCCGCAATTGCCGCCTATGCCAGCCCCGCCTCGCTGACACTGCTGGTGCTCGGCTTCGCCGCGGGCCTGCCAGCCATTCTGGTGTTTTCCACGCTTTCAGTGTGGCTACGTGAGGCGGGGGTTTCGCGCGAAACCATCGGTTTTGCCAGCTGGATCAGCCTGGCCTATGCGTTCAAGTGGGTCTGGTCGCCGATGCTCGACCAATGGCGGCTGCCCTGGATCGGTGGACTGGGCAGGCGGCGTTCCTGGCTGGTGCTGTCGCAAGCGGTCATCGCCCTCGGGCTGATCGGCATGGCGCTGTGCAACCCACAGAACAACCTGACCTTGCTGATCGCGCTGGCGGTCGCCGTGGCTTTCGCCTCGGCCACGCAAGACATCGCCATCGACGCCTATCGCCTGGAGATCGCCGAGGACAAGTTGCAGGCAACATTGGCGGCGAGCTACATGACCGGCTATCGCATCGCCATGCTGCTGGCCAGCGCCGGCGCGCTGTTTCTTGCCGAATGGCTGGGCTCGTCCAACCTCGATTACAGCCAGACCGCCTGGGCCACTACTTATATCGTGTTCGCCTTGCTGATCCTGCCCGGACTGATCACCAGCCTGCTGATTCCCGAACCGGAGGGCGCGGCGCCGCTACCCAACGAACCCTCGCAGTACAGTTTCAACCATCAACTGGCCGGCGTCGGCTTGCTGCTGGTACTGCTGATCTCCGTG
This DNA window, taken from Stutzerimonas stutzeri, encodes the following:
- a CDS encoding DUF481 domain-containing protein, which codes for MFSRTLLCLSLSMATLPAFADTVWLKNGDRLTGKISVLDGGKLLIETEYGGSIPVKWKQVATLESDQQLLIRQDDMTGDVAKSLQAADDGKVVLSNGGAPRTVELASITQIIHPKPLIQDLTWKGNVDVAVDYKRAETDTDDYDLSFDTSARHGLWRHNATANYNREYRDGVTATDNWDAEYALDRFLDEHWFWQGRLEYKRDKIEDVRRQRTLGTGPGYQFWDNELGAFSLASLLNRSDYEFANGDKEDFYSLAMKWRYNRYLVGKTFELFSNGEIGKPLENVADYELDAEVGLRYKVTDWASLNMKAEKDIVSGAESELDETRYSIGFGIGW
- a CDS encoding MGMT family protein; the encoded protein is MIDQPPLLPPGADTESRRSAVYLVMAQIPSGKVISYGEVAAMAGLGRAARWVGRLMSQLPEGTSLPWHRVIGAGGRLSLPAGSAAGHEQRMRLRAEGITIINDRVDIRRYGWHSAEHSG